One genomic region from Nostoc sphaeroides encodes:
- a CDS encoding DUF4327 family protein, whose amino-acid sequence MSVNTVPSINYYSLDLIQDEARRLVQKGMISRQQPIYTLCQYIPAREWVCVECELEKCDFLLRDRIGDLIGREQWDND is encoded by the coding sequence ATGAGTGTGAATACGGTGCCTTCTATCAATTACTACTCTCTCGATCTGATTCAAGACGAAGCACGCCGACTGGTGCAAAAGGGAATGATTAGCCGACAACAGCCAATATATACCCTCTGCCAATACATTCCAGCGAGAGAGTGGGTTTGCGTTGAATGTGAATTAGAAAAATGTGACTTTTTGTTACGCGATCGCATTGGCGACCTAATTGGTCGTGAACAGTGGGACAACGACTAA
- the rbfA gene encoding 30S ribosome-binding factor RbfA yields the protein MATNRRVSRVAELIKREVSQMLLNGIKDDRVGTGMVSVTDVDVSGDLQHAKIYVSIYGTDEAKAETMAGLKSATGYVRSELGARVRLRRTPEVLFLEDRSIERGNKVLALLNQLNHQRPPENLVAVEDSTDQDDESSDE from the coding sequence ATGGCTACAAATCGTCGGGTTTCCCGCGTTGCTGAATTGATCAAACGGGAAGTTAGCCAAATGCTGCTCAACGGCATCAAGGATGACCGTGTGGGTACAGGAATGGTAAGTGTTACTGATGTTGATGTTTCCGGCGATCTCCAACACGCCAAAATCTACGTCAGTATCTATGGTACAGATGAAGCGAAAGCAGAAACAATGGCAGGCTTAAAATCGGCTACAGGTTACGTCCGCAGTGAACTTGGGGCGCGGGTAAGGCTACGTCGGACGCCAGAAGTGCTATTTCTCGAAGATCGCTCCATAGAACGCGGTAATAAGGTACTGGCACTACTAAACCAACTTAACCATCAGCGTCCCCCAGAAAATCTGGTAGCAGTAGAAGACAGCACCGATCAAGATGATGAATCATCTGATGAATAA
- a CDS encoding DUF751 family protein: MFDGFWDNVFRYPRYLITIVLGLFLNTFAPLVPLLKRPVTLIAILGFFVSSLVFLTLTLRAMLGLSTI, translated from the coding sequence ATGTTTGACGGATTTTGGGATAACGTCTTTCGCTACCCCCGGTACTTAATTACTATCGTCTTAGGACTGTTTCTGAACACCTTTGCGCCGTTAGTGCCATTGTTGAAGCGCCCAGTCACCTTAATCGCTATCTTGGGTTTCTTTGTGAGCAGCCTAGTCTTTCTTACTCTCACCCTACGGGCAATGCTGGGCTTGAGTACAATCTAG
- a CDS encoding DNA adenine methylase — MVIQIPKETSPRPFLKWAGGKSRLIQQYIPYFPKSYKNYYEPFLGGGAVFFYLQPSTAILTDINAELINTYCCVRDRVEELISLLKEHKIRHDKDYYYSVRNNSGGTDIEKAARLIYLNKTCFNGLYRVNSQGKFNVPLGRYENPNICSEVLLKAASEALSHAEIKQTDFADVLNYATSSDDFIYFDPPYYPVSETSYFTAYSSYSFAEDQQVQLKDVFEKLAGRGVKVMLSNSDCEFIRNLYSSFHIHTISASRAINSNAKKRGRITELLVTSY, encoded by the coding sequence ATGGTAATTCAAATCCCCAAGGAAACTAGCCCGCGTCCATTTTTGAAGTGGGCAGGGGGTAAAAGTAGGTTGATACAGCAATATATTCCTTATTTTCCTAAAAGTTATAAAAATTACTATGAGCCATTCTTGGGTGGTGGTGCTGTTTTTTTCTATCTCCAACCAAGTACAGCAATTTTAACTGATATTAATGCCGAATTAATTAACACTTATTGTTGTGTTAGAGATCGTGTTGAGGAATTAATTTCTCTATTGAAGGAGCATAAAATTCGACATGATAAAGATTATTACTATAGTGTCAGAAATAACTCTGGTGGTACTGATATAGAAAAGGCTGCTCGTCTAATTTATCTTAACAAGACTTGTTTTAATGGTCTTTATCGAGTTAATTCACAGGGTAAATTCAATGTGCCATTAGGCAGATATGAAAATCCAAATATTTGTTCTGAGGTTTTATTAAAAGCTGCCTCAGAAGCGCTTTCTCATGCAGAAATTAAACAAACAGATTTTGCTGATGTTCTAAATTATGCCACCAGCAGTGATGATTTTATTTATTTTGATCCACCATACTATCCTGTAAGTGAAACTAGCTATTTTACAGCTTACAGTAGTTATAGCTTTGCTGAAGATCAGCAAGTTCAACTCAAAGATGTATTTGAAAAATTAGCTGGGCGTGGAGTTAAAGTGATGCTATCTAATTCCGATTGTGAATTTATTCGCAACCTTTACAGTAGTTTCCATATTCACACTATATCAGCATCTAGGGCAATTAATTCTAATGCCAAAAAACGCGGAAGAATTACAGAATTACTAGTAACTTCGTATTAA
- a CDS encoding PD-(D/E)XK nuclease superfamily protein encodes MTQGARAVTSGNVLEKAVEGTLLGHGYVQVGFDLPKKQRLGCLLSSNTIPKRYARQVYIGTGIYGSYIYVDFYIIGAASVSSGLIIECKWQQTSGSVDEKLPYLNLNIQNCYPAQAVVLIDGGGMKPQAVSWLRKQVVLNQNLLSVHNLSSFIAWSNNNL; translated from the coding sequence ATGACTCAAGGCGCAAGAGCAGTTACTTCTGGCAATGTCTTGGAAAAAGCTGTAGAAGGGACTTTACTGGGTCATGGATATGTCCAAGTGGGCTTTGATTTACCAAAAAAACAGCGCCTTGGATGCCTTTTAAGCTCGAATACTATACCAAAACGATATGCAAGGCAGGTTTATATCGGAACAGGAATTTATGGGAGCTATATATATGTAGACTTTTACATTATTGGTGCTGCATCCGTTTCTTCCGGGCTGATTATTGAGTGTAAATGGCAGCAAACGAGCGGTTCAGTTGATGAAAAACTTCCTTACCTTAACTTGAATATTCAAAATTGCTATCCTGCACAAGCAGTTGTATTAATTGACGGTGGAGGTATGAAACCGCAAGCTGTATCCTGGTTAAGGAAACAAGTTGTCTTAAACCAAAATCTTCTCTCTGTTCATAATTTAAGTTCATTCATTGCTTGGTCTAACAATAATCTTTAA